Proteins found in one Limnobaculum xujianqingii genomic segment:
- a CDS encoding penicillin acylase family protein: MRLQGTLRYCLLVSSLLLTGCHSLLNLYYSDTLPRKDGQVTLAGLHEPVSVRYNKMGVPLIKGQNLDDVYLVWGYIHASERINHMVLMRLTAEGRLSEYLGESALSIDSFMRKMRFRQAADKLYQQTNAQNRHYLQAYAQGVNLWLDTHQDSLPMDLAAADYQVPAWQATDAILILSLANFGLAGNLHEEIDSLIVAQQLGTERLPWLFPVYPDEPIPHSEAKKLQGLNLQPLQQEADQLKLVSRSLESIHLHDIMASNNWAITADLTQNGGTLLANDTHLPIGLPSLWSMIQIETPEWQMAGAAIPGIPAIVLGATPNLAWGYTMVMADNQDLFLEQMRPAGKGFEYLYQGKWLPVKQTQEVFHVKGLPDVTENMYETQHGILLNESLKSRSYLLQPLEVESRYGIALSTLSPTNDDNSINALMAIPYQRQVPQAMALANQIKVISVNMLLADKQQIGWQLTGSYPLRKNGLGLFPSPGWDGKYDWQGSAPTKSYPSALKNKQSWLASANNRIVEKGYPVNFSQTWAHPERFERISTMLNATARHNLTTMKQMQYDQLDPMVAKLQAYLSNPALSVAIARLPEPEQQQAKLAQSRLMDFDGQLHANSPAAALYNLFLSAFSHQLFADEFTGHPQAWHAFVESSKSYSAQADHLLWQDDNKANASPFWQKADPARSGKAAIVAHALAIAMQDGEQQLGSDYSRWQWGQLHRYKWNSLSSQIAAYLPEEQQKMIGRLDGYLNRGPYPAGGNINTINIASYTMGQDFNTLLIPAMRLIVDFSQPDPVWVMNNAGQSANPASPHYADNIDNWLKGEYQNLPFSQEGQQRLYSAKTVNFVPGQTSLSVPEAP; this comes from the coding sequence ATGAGATTACAGGGAACGTTGCGCTATTGTCTGCTCGTCAGCTCATTGCTGTTAACCGGCTGTCACAGTCTGCTCAATCTCTATTATTCCGATACCCTTCCCCGTAAAGATGGTCAGGTTACGCTGGCAGGTTTACATGAGCCGGTCAGCGTACGCTATAACAAGATGGGCGTTCCGTTGATTAAGGGCCAGAACCTGGATGATGTTTATCTGGTGTGGGGCTATATCCATGCATCTGAACGTATTAACCATATGGTTTTAATGCGTCTGACGGCGGAAGGACGATTATCCGAATACCTGGGAGAAAGCGCCCTTAGTATTGATAGTTTTATGCGCAAAATGCGCTTTCGTCAGGCCGCCGATAAGCTTTACCAGCAAACTAATGCCCAAAACCGCCACTATCTGCAAGCCTATGCTCAGGGCGTAAACCTGTGGTTGGATACCCATCAGGATAGTTTACCGATGGACTTAGCCGCCGCTGATTATCAGGTCCCTGCATGGCAAGCCACCGATGCGATTCTCATTTTGTCTCTGGCTAACTTTGGTCTGGCAGGCAACCTGCATGAAGAGATTGATAGCCTGATAGTTGCCCAACAGCTGGGCACCGAGCGACTGCCCTGGTTGTTTCCTGTTTATCCTGATGAACCCATTCCCCACAGTGAAGCAAAAAAACTGCAGGGACTTAATTTGCAGCCATTACAGCAGGAAGCCGACCAGTTAAAACTGGTTAGCCGTTCGCTGGAAAGTATTCATCTTCACGATATTATGGCTTCCAATAATTGGGCGATAACAGCCGATCTGACGCAAAATGGCGGAACTCTGCTGGCAAATGATACCCATTTGCCCATCGGGTTGCCTTCCCTGTGGAGCATGATCCAAATCGAAACCCCTGAATGGCAAATGGCAGGAGCCGCTATTCCGGGAATTCCGGCAATTGTTTTGGGAGCCACCCCAAATCTCGCCTGGGGCTATACCATGGTGATGGCAGACAATCAGGATCTGTTTTTGGAACAGATGCGCCCTGCTGGTAAGGGTTTTGAATACCTGTATCAGGGAAAATGGCTACCGGTAAAACAAACGCAGGAAGTCTTCCATGTTAAAGGGCTACCTGATGTGACCGAAAACATGTATGAAACTCAGCACGGTATTTTGCTTAATGAGTCGTTAAAAAGCCGTAGCTATCTGTTACAGCCGCTGGAGGTGGAATCCCGTTATGGCATCGCGCTGAGTACTCTTTCGCCGACAAATGACGATAACAGTATTAATGCACTGATGGCGATTCCCTACCAACGGCAAGTGCCTCAGGCAATGGCATTAGCTAATCAGATTAAAGTGATCTCGGTGAATATGCTGCTGGCAGATAAGCAGCAAATTGGCTGGCAGTTAACCGGCAGCTATCCATTGCGCAAAAATGGTCTGGGTTTGTTCCCTTCGCCGGGCTGGGATGGCAAATATGACTGGCAAGGCAGCGCACCAACTAAAAGCTATCCATCAGCACTGAAAAATAAACAGAGTTGGTTAGCCAGCGCCAATAACCGTATCGTTGAGAAAGGTTATCCGGTTAATTTTTCTCAAACCTGGGCCCATCCGGAACGTTTCGAGCGCATATCGACGATGCTGAATGCGACCGCCCGGCATAACCTCACTACCATGAAGCAAATGCAATATGACCAGTTAGATCCCATGGTCGCCAAACTGCAGGCTTATCTGAGCAACCCTGCACTCAGCGTAGCCATCGCCCGTCTGCCAGAACCAGAACAGCAGCAGGCGAAACTGGCCCAATCCCGACTGATGGATTTCGACGGTCAGCTACATGCCAATAGCCCGGCAGCAGCACTGTATAATCTGTTTTTATCAGCGTTCAGCCACCAGCTGTTTGCCGATGAGTTTACCGGTCATCCACAGGCCTGGCATGCTTTTGTTGAAAGCTCAAAATCCTATTCGGCTCAGGCTGACCATTTACTATGGCAGGATGACAATAAAGCGAATGCCAGCCCGTTCTGGCAAAAAGCAGATCCGGCCCGCAGTGGTAAAGCGGCGATTGTAGCCCATGCTTTGGCTATTGCCATGCAAGACGGAGAGCAACAACTTGGCAGCGACTATTCCCGCTGGCAGTGGGGGCAGCTACATCGCTATAAGTGGAACAGCCTTTCATCTCAAATCGCGGCCTACTTACCGGAAGAGCAGCAAAAAATGATTGGTCGTCTCGATGGCTATCTGAACCGGGGCCCTTACCCTGCCGGGGGCAATATTAATACTATCAATATTGCCAGTTACACCATGGGACAAGATTTTAATACCCTGCTGATCCCTGCCATGCGTTTGATTGTAGATTTCAGCCAGCCCGATCCGGTTTGGGTAATGAATAACGCGGGTCAGTCAGCTAATCCGGCCAGCCCACACTATGCTGATAATATTGATAACTGGCTAAAGGGGGAGTATCAAAACCTGCCTTTCAGTCAGGAGGGTCAACAGCGCCTGTACAGTGCCAAAACGGTCAATTTTGTGCCGGGACAAACCTCATTATCGGTGCCTGAAGCTCCATGA
- the mltB gene encoding lytic murein transglycosylase B, whose amino-acid sequence MRYLAALLPLVLLLSACSSKPKSTSPVIAPVPGTTQLPSVYTVRGGFQLEAEHANHLADGDFAYNPATSRFIDKMVQVHDFDRQQLQSVLGQTKRLDYVIKLMDKQAPSTTVSTGKPSGPNGSWIRYRSKFITPDNVQNGVVFWNQYEGALQRAWQQYGVPPEIIVGIIGVETRRGRVMGKTRIIDALATLSFDYPRRSEYFTGELETFLLMARKEGNDPLSLRGSYAGAMGYGQFMPSSFKDYAVDFNGNGHVNLWDPEDAIGSVAHYFQAHGWKRNALIAVPGVGEAPSLKHGFNTVYPLSTLAAAGLRPQRSLGGYQEASLLRFDMGTNYEYWYGLPNFYTITRYNHSTHYAMAVWQLGEAVKRAR is encoded by the coding sequence ATGCGTTATTTGGCTGCTCTTTTACCTTTAGTTTTGTTGCTTTCTGCCTGTAGCAGCAAGCCTAAGTCTACCTCTCCTGTTATTGCACCGGTACCCGGAACAACACAGCTTCCAAGTGTATATACCGTAAGGGGCGGTTTTCAGCTTGAAGCTGAACATGCTAACCATTTGGCCGACGGCGATTTTGCCTATAATCCGGCTACATCTCGTTTTATTGACAAGATGGTGCAGGTACACGATTTTGACCGTCAGCAACTACAAAGCGTCTTAGGCCAGACCAAACGACTGGATTACGTCATCAAATTGATGGACAAACAGGCACCGTCTACTACGGTAAGCACCGGTAAACCATCAGGACCAAACGGCTCATGGATTCGCTATCGTAGTAAGTTCATTACGCCGGACAACGTACAAAACGGCGTTGTTTTCTGGAATCAATATGAAGGTGCGCTGCAACGCGCGTGGCAGCAATATGGTGTTCCACCAGAAATCATCGTTGGTATTATCGGGGTAGAGACCCGCAGGGGTCGTGTGATGGGTAAAACTCGCATCATTGATGCGCTGGCAACCCTGTCTTTCGACTATCCGCGTCGCTCTGAGTATTTTACCGGCGAGCTGGAAACTTTCCTGCTAATGGCGCGTAAAGAAGGTAACGATCCACTCTCTTTACGTGGTTCTTATGCTGGCGCTATGGGATATGGTCAATTTATGCCATCTTCATTTAAGGACTATGCGGTAGATTTTAATGGCAACGGTCATGTCAATCTGTGGGATCCGGAAGACGCTATTGGTAGCGTAGCCCATTATTTCCAGGCACATGGCTGGAAGAGAAATGCATTGATTGCTGTACCTGGCGTAGGTGAAGCCCCTTCACTGAAGCACGGTTTTAACACTGTGTATCCGCTTTCCACGCTAGCTGCCGCAGGACTAAGACCACAACGCTCTCTTGGCGGCTATCAGGAAGCCAGTCTGCTACGTTTTGATATGGGCACCAACTATGAATACTGGTACGGTTTACCCAACTTCTACACCATCACTCGCTATAACCATAGTACCCACTATGCGATGGCGGTATGGCAGTTAGGTGAAGCGGTTAAACGAGCCAGGTAA
- a CDS encoding SDR family NAD(P)-dependent oxidoreductase, with the protein MSFQGKVAIVTGGSSGIGLETVKAFAKRGASVVIADISDSGQKVAESLKAEGLDILFVKTDVTSEKDQENLIHQTLSHFKRLDILFANAGIARDNAIDMLSLDDWQKTIDINLTGVFLSNKTAIRHWLAEKQQGVIVNCGSIHSFVGKKHVTAYAAAKGGVKLLTETLAADYAGKGIRVNAVCPGYIDTPLLSALTSEQKDALVKLHPQGRLGRPEEVANVVMFLAGDKATFVNGASVLVDGGYTAQ; encoded by the coding sequence ATGAGTTTTCAGGGGAAAGTCGCCATCGTCACCGGGGGTAGCAGCGGGATTGGTCTTGAAACCGTTAAGGCATTCGCTAAACGAGGTGCGTCTGTTGTGATCGCTGATATCAGCGACAGCGGCCAGAAAGTGGCGGAATCATTAAAGGCTGAAGGTTTGGATATTCTGTTTGTTAAAACCGATGTGACCAGTGAAAAAGATCAGGAAAATCTGATTCACCAAACCTTAAGTCATTTTAAACGTCTGGATATTCTGTTTGCTAACGCAGGTATAGCCAGAGATAACGCCATCGATATGCTAAGCCTTGATGACTGGCAGAAAACCATCGATATCAATTTAACTGGGGTATTTCTCAGCAATAAAACAGCCATTCGTCATTGGCTGGCGGAGAAGCAACAAGGGGTTATTGTTAACTGTGGTTCCATTCATAGCTTCGTCGGTAAAAAGCATGTTACCGCCTACGCCGCCGCTAAAGGTGGCGTTAAACTGCTAACGGAAACTCTGGCTGCGGACTATGCCGGTAAAGGTATTCGGGTCAACGCGGTTTGTCCTGGTTATATTGATACGCCATTGCTGAGCGCATTAACCTCTGAACAAAAAGATGCGCTGGTGAAATTGCACCCACAAGGCCGCCTTGGTCGTCCTGAAGAAGTGGCGAACGTAGTGATGTTTTTGGCTGGTGATAAAGCCACTTTTGTTAACGGTGCTTCGGTTCTGGTAGATGGTGGTTACACTGCACAGTAA
- a CDS encoding 6-phospho-beta-glucosidase produces MKQHQLPKDFLWGGAVAAHQVEGGWDQGGKGISIADVLTGGRHGVDRVITDGIIDGYLYPNHQAVDFYSHYKQDIALFAEMGFKCFRTSIAWSRIFPKGDELQPNEAGLQFYDDMFDELLKYNIQPVITLSHFEMPWHLVTEYGGWKNRKVVDLFIHYSEVVMRRYQHKVKYWMTFNEINNQRNYKIPLFGYCCSGVIFNQEDNPEQAMYQVLHHQFVASAAVVKLGHAINPEFQIGCMIACVPLYPYSCNPDDVMYAQEAMHERFLFSDVHMRGYYPSYILREWERKGFHIAMEPQDAQILRDGCADYIGLSYYMSNAVQANAKGTGSALSGFEGSVPNPYVKTSEWGWQIDPVGLRYSLNILYERYQKPLFIVENGFGAIDKPDADGKINDDYRIAYMQAHIEQMKKAITYDGVEVMGYTPWGCIDCVSFTTGQYSKRYGFIYVDKHDDGSGTMKRSKKVSFDWFRKVIASNGETL; encoded by the coding sequence ATGAAACAACATCAATTACCCAAAGATTTTTTATGGGGAGGCGCCGTTGCAGCCCACCAGGTTGAAGGTGGCTGGGATCAGGGCGGTAAAGGGATCAGCATCGCTGACGTTCTGACCGGCGGACGACATGGCGTAGACCGGGTCATTACTGACGGCATCATTGATGGCTATCTCTACCCTAACCATCAGGCGGTGGATTTCTATTCCCACTATAAGCAAGACATTGCACTGTTTGCCGAGATGGGCTTTAAATGTTTTCGCACCTCTATCGCCTGGTCACGCATCTTCCCTAAAGGTGATGAGTTACAGCCAAACGAAGCTGGCCTGCAGTTTTACGACGACATGTTTGATGAGCTGTTGAAATACAATATTCAGCCGGTGATTACCCTGTCGCACTTTGAGATGCCCTGGCATCTGGTTACCGAATATGGCGGCTGGAAAAACCGTAAAGTCGTTGATTTGTTTATTCACTACAGTGAAGTGGTGATGCGTCGTTATCAGCACAAAGTGAAGTACTGGATGACCTTTAACGAAATTAACAATCAGCGTAACTATAAAATACCGCTGTTTGGTTACTGTTGCTCAGGTGTAATTTTCAATCAGGAAGACAATCCTGAGCAGGCGATGTATCAGGTGCTACATCACCAGTTCGTCGCCAGCGCAGCAGTGGTCAAGTTAGGCCATGCCATTAATCCTGAATTCCAGATTGGCTGTATGATTGCTTGCGTTCCGTTATATCCATATTCCTGTAATCCGGACGATGTTATGTATGCTCAGGAAGCCATGCATGAGCGTTTTCTGTTCAGTGATGTGCATATGCGCGGCTATTACCCAAGCTATATATTACGTGAATGGGAGCGTAAGGGTTTTCATATTGCAATGGAACCACAGGATGCACAGATACTGCGTGATGGTTGTGCTGACTACATTGGCCTGAGCTATTACATGAGCAATGCGGTACAGGCTAATGCCAAAGGCACCGGTAGCGCTCTGTCTGGCTTTGAGGGCAGTGTGCCGAATCCTTATGTTAAAACCTCTGAATGGGGATGGCAGATTGACCCGGTTGGTCTGCGCTATTCATTAAACATTCTGTATGAACGTTATCAAAAACCGCTGTTTATTGTGGAAAATGGTTTTGGTGCGATTGATAAGCCAGATGCCGACGGCAAGATTAACGACGATTATCGTATTGCTTATATGCAGGCCCACATTGAGCAGATGAAAAAAGCGATTACTTATGATGGCGTTGAAGTCATGGGATATACTCCGTGGGGCTGTATCGACTGTGTTTCCTTTACTACCGGGCAGTACAGCAAACGTTATGGTTTTATCTACGTTGATAAGCATGATGACGGCAGTGGAACCATGAAGCGTTCGAAGAAAGTCAGCTTTGACTGGTTCCGTAAGGTCATCGCCAGTAACGGCGAAACCCTGTAA
- a CDS encoding beta-glucoside-specific PTS transporter subunit IIABC, whose amino-acid sequence MAIDYAQSAKEIVKLIGGDENVINLTHCATRLRFILKDFSKVNKTTLSRVKGVITVLESSGQLQVVIGNHVGDAYQEVMKLIHIDEKASATGGPKVGIVSRLMDIISSIFVPFIYPLAACGILQGIISFLSAIEVMDPASGTYRILNFVSWTGFTFLPVMVAFTAAKKFNVNPFTAVISACALVCPDYMNMLTANKIATLNSADPAIHKLMQEALSNPEMATVLTQLAGIPVTAPNLDFFGIPVQYLSYTAAVIPIILMVWAMSYVQRFFERLLPLVIRNLFTPMFCIAIMVPLTLLVFGPIGNAIGGGIGNVYNYLYHLNPSIAGFVVGAMWMPLVTLGVHWGITPVTVGNYATLGYDTFTGLQASPVFAMAGAVLGVYLKSRNSEMKRVALSAGITGLFGITEPAIYGVALRLKRPMLCGCLAGAIGGAIAGWFNAVSWSYCLPGIAVLPVFFKTGHMPQFLGFLLSITVAFVLGAVFTWLAGFKEDDEVQDRSEDDSSQLLAAGESAPITSPLKGTAIELSEVKDEAFSSGLLGQGVAIVPQEGKVYAPFSGRVETVLPSQHAIGLRSESGIDLLIHVGFDTVKLAGKGFNALVAEGDEVEQGQLLIEFDMAYLASQNIDATTVIVVTNSEEFSMINPQHHDVNSGDELITVTR is encoded by the coding sequence ATGGCAATTGATTATGCCCAATCGGCAAAGGAAATTGTAAAGTTAATTGGTGGCGATGAGAACGTGATTAATCTCACACATTGCGCAACTCGTTTACGGTTTATTTTAAAGGATTTTTCTAAGGTAAATAAAACAACGTTAAGTCGGGTAAAAGGCGTTATTACCGTTCTTGAATCCAGTGGTCAGTTACAGGTGGTTATCGGTAACCATGTTGGTGATGCTTATCAGGAAGTCATGAAGCTGATTCACATAGATGAAAAAGCCAGCGCTACCGGAGGGCCAAAGGTTGGGATAGTTAGCCGACTGATGGATATTATCTCCAGTATCTTTGTACCCTTTATCTATCCATTAGCCGCCTGTGGGATATTACAGGGGATTATCTCCTTCCTGAGCGCTATTGAAGTGATGGATCCGGCCAGCGGTACTTACCGCATACTCAACTTCGTTTCCTGGACCGGTTTTACCTTCCTGCCAGTAATGGTGGCCTTTACCGCAGCAAAAAAATTCAACGTCAATCCATTTACCGCCGTGATTTCTGCCTGTGCGCTGGTATGTCCCGATTATATGAATATGCTGACGGCCAATAAAATCGCCACGCTGAACTCAGCCGATCCTGCCATTCATAAGCTAATGCAGGAAGCGCTGAGCAATCCCGAAATGGCAACCGTATTGACCCAGTTAGCCGGTATCCCGGTTACTGCGCCAAATCTGGACTTTTTTGGCATTCCGGTGCAGTACCTGAGCTATACCGCCGCGGTTATTCCCATCATTCTGATGGTCTGGGCGATGTCATACGTTCAGCGCTTCTTTGAGCGCTTGCTGCCGCTGGTTATCCGTAACCTGTTCACGCCGATGTTCTGTATTGCCATTATGGTTCCGCTAACGCTGTTGGTGTTTGGCCCAATTGGTAACGCTATCGGTGGTGGTATTGGTAACGTCTATAACTACCTTTATCACCTTAATCCTTCTATTGCCGGTTTTGTGGTTGGAGCCATGTGGATGCCGCTGGTTACGCTTGGCGTACACTGGGGGATTACACCGGTTACCGTAGGTAACTACGCCACATTGGGTTATGACACTTTCACCGGTCTGCAAGCCTCTCCGGTATTTGCGATGGCTGGCGCGGTACTGGGTGTTTATCTGAAATCCAGAAATAGCGAAATGAAGCGAGTCGCCCTTTCTGCCGGAATTACTGGCCTGTTTGGTATCACTGAACCAGCTATCTACGGCGTGGCTTTGCGATTGAAGCGCCCGATGCTGTGCGGCTGTCTGGCTGGGGCCATCGGTGGTGCTATTGCAGGCTGGTTTAATGCCGTCTCCTGGAGTTACTGTCTGCCGGGCATTGCGGTTTTACCGGTGTTTTTTAAGACTGGTCATATGCCTCAGTTCCTCGGTTTCTTATTATCCATTACCGTTGCCTTTGTACTCGGAGCAGTATTTACCTGGCTGGCAGGATTTAAAGAGGACGATGAAGTTCAGGATCGGTCAGAAGATGATAGTTCTCAACTGCTGGCTGCCGGTGAAAGTGCGCCAATCACCAGTCCGCTAAAAGGAACCGCCATTGAGCTTTCCGAGGTGAAAGATGAAGCTTTCTCCAGCGGCCTGTTGGGTCAGGGGGTAGCCATTGTTCCACAAGAAGGCAAAGTTTATGCGCCGTTCAGCGGGCGGGTAGAAACCGTTCTCCCCTCTCAGCACGCTATTGGTCTACGCTCAGAGTCAGGTATCGACTTATTAATTCATGTGGGATTCGATACGGTAAAACTGGCAGGAAAAGGCTTCAACGCGCTGGTAGCTGAAGGTGATGAAGTAGAACAAGGTCAGTTGCTGATTGAATTTGATATGGCTTATCTGGCCTCACAGAATATCGATGCGACGACAGTGATTGTGGTAACCAACTCGGAAGAGTTCTCGATGATTAACCCACAACATCATGATGTGAATAGCGGTGATGAACTGATTACGGTTACCAGATAG
- a CDS encoding MurR/RpiR family transcriptional regulator: MFTHTAIANLNGLELIVYNYTIKNKDKVMYMTIRELADAAEVSTTTVLRFCKKMGCDGYSEFRIRFKLYLEQEVHQPVNFGVSEILSFFKSINNEEFDELINQAVIQIINAERIVFVGAGTSGSLGKYGARFFSNVGKFSNYIDDPYYPISSDMFKNAIAIILSVSGETPEILRLASQFSLHHCKIISITNSETSSLARMADFNLSYHMPQTLISGEYNITTQVPVIYMLEAIGNHLAKTYLKK; encoded by the coding sequence ATGTTTACACACACCGCAATAGCAAATCTTAATGGCCTGGAACTCATCGTTTATAACTATACCATTAAGAATAAAGATAAAGTGATGTACATGACTATCCGTGAACTGGCTGATGCGGCGGAAGTTTCCACCACCACGGTACTACGCTTTTGCAAAAAGATGGGGTGCGATGGTTATTCGGAGTTTCGTATTCGCTTTAAACTCTATCTTGAGCAAGAAGTTCATCAACCGGTTAATTTTGGCGTCAGTGAAATCCTCAGTTTTTTTAAAAGTATCAACAATGAAGAGTTTGATGAGCTGATTAATCAAGCAGTTATTCAAATTATCAATGCGGAACGCATTGTGTTTGTTGGTGCCGGAACCTCTGGTTCATTAGGCAAGTACGGTGCCCGTTTCTTTTCTAACGTGGGTAAGTTCAGTAACTATATTGACGATCCCTACTATCCTATTAGTAGCGATATGTTTAAAAATGCCATTGCTATCATTCTTTCTGTTTCGGGAGAAACACCGGAAATACTGCGTCTGGCAAGTCAATTTAGTTTGCATCATTGCAAAATAATTAGTATCACCAATAGCGAAACCTCTTCTTTAGCCAGAATGGCTGACTTTAATCTTTCTTATCATATGCCCCAAACTTTAATATCCGGTGAATATAATATTACTACTCAGGTTCCGGTTATTTATATGCTGGAAGCAATTGGAAATCATTTAGCCAAAACCTATCTTAAAAAATAA